The segment TCAGAAACTGCCAGTCCAGATGGGGCAGGCCGGTGACCAGCACATCCACCAACAGCACCACCAAAGCCAGCAAGCCGATAACCACGGCCGAGAGGGCCAACCCCTGGAAGAAGACCCCAAAAGCCTGCGACACCAGACTGCGCCGGCGCGTCAAGGATACCGTTAGCGGTAATCTTGCCTCCATCGGCTCACCACCCAGATGCCGAGTGCGTTAAAGACGAAGGTCATAGCGAACAGGGCCGTGCCCACGGCGAACAGGGTGCGATACTCCAGGCTCCCATAGGGCACATCCCCCAGCCCCACCTGCACCATGTAGGCCGTCATGGTCTGGACGCCCTCCAAGGGGTTGAAGGTGAGGTTGGGCTGTCCCCCGGCGGCGATGGCCACGATCATGGTCTCCCCCAGGGCGCGGGCGATGGCCAAAAGCACCGCCGCCACGATGCCCGACAGGGCCGCCGGGATGACCACCCGCAGGGCGACCTGATGACGGCGGGCGCCCAGGGCATAGCCCGCCTCCCGCAGGGCACGGGGCACTGCCAGCATGGCATCCTCGCTGAGCGACGAGACCATGGGCAAAATCATGATGCCCATCACCAGCCCCGCCGACAAGGCGTTGAGGATGGGCATATCGGGGAAAAACCACGCCCGCAACAGGGGGGACACAAAGGTTAGGGCGAAGTAGCCATACACCACGGTGGGGATGCCCGCCAGCACCTCCAGGGTGGGCTTCAGCACCCGTCGCACCCGGTCGGGGGCATATTCGGCCAGATAAGTGGCGATCAGGAGGCCCAGAGGCACGGCCACCCCCATTGCGAGCAGGGTGGTCAACAGCGTCCCCGCCGCCAGGGGCAGGATGCCGAAGTGCTGGCTTTCAAAGAGGGGTGTCCATTCCCGTTCCGTCAGGAAGCGGATGATGGAGACCTCGCGGAAGAACTGGATGGCATCGGCCAACAGGGCGTAGAGGATGCCTGCGGTAACCAGGATAGTGGCGATGCCGCAGGCGAGAAGGGAGAGGCCGAAGCCCTGGTCGATCACACGGCGGATGCCCCGGCGTCGCCGGGACATCCGCCAAGTGCTCAGAGTGGGGCGAACCTCTGTAGCCATCTACCTTAGATTACTCGCGGGCGAGGATGTCTTCAATACGCACCCCCACCTGGGCTCCGCCCGCGAAGATAGAGCCCGTCTTGCGCTGGATGAAGCGGTTGAGGGCCAACTCGTAAGCCCGAGGAGGCAGGGGGATGTAGCCCACCTGGCGGACCAGTTTGGGAGCCTCCTGCAGGTAGAAGCGCACGAAGGCATCCACCTCCGGCCGCTGGGTAGACTTGAGGGACACATAGATGAACAGGGGGCGGGAGAGGGGCTGATACTGCCCCGTCATCACGGTCTCCATCGTGGGGAACACGCACCCGCGCCCGCCGTCCACAGCCAGGGCCTTCAGTTTATCCTTGTTCTCCTCGTAGTAGGCCAGGCCGAAGTACCCCAGGGCGAAGCGGCTCCCCGACACACCCTGCACCAGCACGTTGTCGTCCTCGCTGGCGGTGTAGTCGCCCCGGGAGGAGCGGGCGCGTCCCACGATGGCCTCGGTGAAGTAGTCAAAGGTGCCCGAGTCGGTGCCCGCCCCGAACAGTTGCAGCGGGAAGTCGGGCCACTTGGGGTTGACCTGGTTCCAGCGGGTGATGACCCCCTGGGCGGCCGGCTCCCAGATCTTCTTCAGTTCAGCCACGGTGATGCAGTCCACCCAGTTGTTGCGGGGATTCACCACCACCGTCAAACCGTCAAAGGCCACGGGCAGTTCAATCCACTCAATGTTGTTCTGCTTGGCGGCGTCCATCTCGCGGGTGGTGATGGGGCGGGAGGCGTTGGAGATGTCCGTCTCGCCAGCGGTGAAGCGCTTGAACCCACCACCCGTTCCAGAGATGCCCACCGTTACCTTCACACCAGGATAGCGCTTCTGGAACTCCTCGGCCACCGCCTCGGTGATGGGGAACACGGTGCTGGAGCCGTCAATCTCGATACGGCCCGTGAGGGTTCCGGGCGGGGGCAGGCCAG is part of the Dehalococcoidia bacterium genome and harbors:
- the pstC gene encoding phosphate ABC transporter permease subunit PstC, which produces MATEVRPTLSTWRMSRRRRGIRRVIDQGFGLSLLACGIATILVTAGILYALLADAIQFFREVSIIRFLTEREWTPLFESQHFGILPLAAGTLLTTLLAMGVAVPLGLLIATYLAEYAPDRVRRVLKPTLEVLAGIPTVVYGYFALTFVSPLLRAWFFPDMPILNALSAGLVMGIMILPMVSSLSEDAMLAVPRALREAGYALGARRHQVALRVVIPAALSGIVAAVLLAIARALGETMIVAIAAGGQPNLTFNPLEGVQTMTAYMVQVGLGDVPYGSLEYRTLFAVGTALFAMTFVFNALGIWVVSRWRQDYR
- a CDS encoding PstS family phosphate ABC transporter substrate-binding protein, translated to MPPPGTLTGRIEIDGSSTVFPITEAVAEEFQKRYPGVKVTVGISGTGGGFKRFTAGETDISNASRPITTREMDAAKQNNIEWIELPVAFDGLTVVVNPRNNWVDCITVAELKKIWEPAAQGVITRWNQVNPKWPDFPLQLFGAGTDSGTFDYFTEAIVGRARSSRGDYTASEDDNVLVQGVSGSRFALGYFGLAYYEENKDKLKALAVDGGRGCVFPTMETVMTGQYQPLSRPLFIYVSLKSTQRPEVDAFVRFYLQEAPKLVRQVGYIPLPPRAYELALNRFIQRKTGSIFAGGAQVGVRIEDILARE